Within the Bradyrhizobium ottawaense genome, the region AGTGGCAAAACGCGCGGACGGCAAATTCCAGACCGAGATTGTCGAGAAGGTGTTTTCGAATTACGGCGACCGTTACGCCAAGGACTGCGCCGCGAAATAGAGCATGATCCGGAAAAGTGGAAGCCGGTTTTCCGAAAAGATCATGCTCAAATATTAACTTTGTAAGGAAACAGCACCATGAAAACCGAAATCGCCGGGATTACCCGGGCCAACGAAGGCATGCAGGGCATCTCCTGGAACATCCTCGGCCAGACCTATGTGCCGAAACACGTCACCGAGCATTCCTTCTCATGGCATGCGACCTTCCCGCCCGAGACCTTCGTGCCGCCGCATATTCATCCGGATCAGGACGAGTACCTCTACATCCTCGAGGGCAAGCTCGACTTCTTCCTCGATGGCGCCGAAACGCAGGGGTCGCCGGGCGATCTGGTGCGGCTGCCAATGGGCAAGCCGCATGGCATCTTCAACAAGTCCGGCCGGACCGCGAAGACGCTGTTCTGGGTGTCGCCAACGCGCCGGCTCTACGATCTGTTCTGGGGCATTCACAACATGAAGGAACAGACCCCGGATGCCGTGGTGGCGCTGGCGGCCGAGCACAACATCCACTTCCTGCCGCGGCCTCCGGGGGCGTGAAGTAAAATTCAATACTCGTCATGCCCGGGCATAGCCGTCCGAAGGACGGCGTCGCTTCCGCTCGCCTATGACCCGGGCATCCACGACTTGCGGTCTCGCAGCAAGAAAGACGTGGATGGCCGGGTCAAGCCCGGCCATGACGACAGGGTACTACGCCCTAACCGCCGCCAGCCCCAGCATCGGCGCGGCAAAGCCGGCCTTGGAGGCATAGCCGCGCACGATCGCCTCGCGCTGGGCGTGGCTCAGCACCTTCTCGATATCGGTAAAGCCGTCGGGCGCCAGTTGTTCGACGGCGTCGATCACGCCCTCGGGTCCGCCGCGGCGGTTGGAGCGCACGATGTCGGCGGTCATCGGCAGGCGCTTCTGCTCATAGGCCAGCAGCGCCTGGCGCGGATGCTCGGCATGCGCCAGCGAATCCGCCAGCGCGCGGGCATCGAGGATGGCCTGCGAGGCGCCATTCGAGCCGACCGGATACATCGGATGCGCGGCGTCGCCGAGCAGCGTGACGCGGCCCCAGGTCCAGTACGGCAGGGGATCGCGATCGCAGCACGGGTATTCGTAAAATTCCGGCGTCGCCGCGATCAGGCCGCGCACGTCGACATACGGCACCTTGAACCGGTCGACATGCGGCATCAGTTCCTCGCGCTTGCCGAGACGCGACCAGTCCTCGCGGCGCGGCGGCGTCGCGTTGTTTTCGCCGACCTTGACCAGCACCGCCCAGTTGGTCAGCCGGCTCGCCGGGCTCGATCCTTCGGCGATCGGATAGACTACGACCTTGGCATGCAGGCCCCCGGCGACGATCATCGAGTTGCCGGTCAGGAAGGCCGGCCAGTCGCGCGCGCCGCGCCACAGCATCAAGCCGTTCCAGCACGGCGGCCCCTCATCCGGAAACAGCATCTCGCGCACGCGCGAATGGATGCCGTCGGCGCCAACAAGCACATCACCCTGCGCGGTCTTGACGTGCGCGCCGGTGCGGTCGAAGAAATGCGCGATCACAGCGCCTTCATGCTGCGCAAAGGCGCCGAGCCGGCAACCGGTGTGGATCGCCTCCGCGCCCAGCCGCTCCTCGACGGCGCGATGAATCACACCTTGCAGGCGGCCGCGGTGAACAGAGAATTGCGGCACGTCGTGGCCGGCGCCGAGGCCGCGCGGCTCGCGCCAGACCTCCTGGCCGTGGCGATTGAGGTAATACAGTTCGTCGGTGCGGATCGCAGCCGCATCCAGCCGGTCCAACAGCCCGAGGCCGGCGAGTTCGCGGATCGCATGCGGCAGCGTGTTGATGCCGACGCCGAGTTCGCGGATGGTATCGGACTGCTCGAACAATTCGCAGTCGATGCCGCGCGCGCGCAACATCAGCGCCGTGGTAAGGCCTCCGATGCCGCCTCCGACGATGATCGCTTTCATCCGCCCAACTCCACTCAACGCAGTACGCGTATCTGCAGGGCTCTAGCGTCGCACGGGCCCTTATTCGGCTGCAAGCGGCTTTGTTGCCTCGGTTTTCAGCTCGGCGCGCGTTTTCGGCTTACCCTTAATTTTGAGGTCGTCGAAATCCTGCCGGTCGCGCACGCTATTGCGGAAGATCTGCTCCTTGCCGGGCAGATATTGCGGCGGACAGGCCACCTCGGCGCCATACCACGCCGCCGCCCGCAACGTGAACGACGGATCGACCAGATGCGGCCGGCCCAGCGCCACCAGGTCGGCGCGCCCGGCGGCGAGGATGGTGTTGACCTGGTCTGAGGTCGTGATGTTGCCGACGCACATGGTGGCGACCCGGGCCTCGTTGCGGACCTGTTCGGAGAACGGCGTCTGGAACATCCGCCCGTAGACCGGCTGGGCGTCGCGCACGGTCTGGCCGGTGGAAACATCGATCAGGTCGACGCCGGCCTCGCCGAACGCGCGCGCGATCGCGACCGCATCATCGCCGGTGATGCCGCCTTCGGCCCAGTCGGTCGCGGAGATGCGCACCGACATCGGCTTGTGCGCCGGCCAGGCCGCGCGCATCGCTGCGAACACCTCCAGCGGATAGCGCAGCCGGTTGGCGAGCGTGCCGCCATAGCCGTCGGTGCGCGTGTTCGTCAGCGGTGAAATGAAACTCGCCAGCAGATAGCCGTGGGCGCAGTGCAGCTCCAGCATGTCGAAGCCGCAGGCGGTGCCGCGTTCGGTCGCGGCGACGAACTCGGCCTTGACGCGGTCCATTGCGGCACGATCCATCTCGCGCGGCACCTGGCTGTCAGGAAAGTAAGGGATCGGCGACGCCGACACCGTGTCCCAGCCGCCCTGCTCCAGCGGCCGGTCCATGCCCTCCCACATCAGTCTGGTCGCGCCCTTGCGGCCGGCATGTCCCAACTGCAGGCAGATTTTCGCGGCGGAATTGGCGTGAACGAAATCGACGATCCGCGTCCACGCCGCCTGCTGCTCGTCGTTCCACAACCCGGCGCAGCCGGGCGTGATGCGGGCGTCGCGGCCGACGCAGGTCATCTCGGTGAACATCAAGCCTGCTCCGCCGATCGCGCGCGAGCCGTAATGCACCAGGTGAAAATCACCGGGCACGCCCTCCTTTGCCGAATACATGCACATCGGCGACACCACCGTGCGGTTCGCCACCTCCATCTCACGCAGTTTCAACGGCTGGAACATCGGCGCGACGGGCTTTGCGGTATCGACGTCGAATCCCTTGGCGCGGACCTGCTTTGCAAAGGCCTTGTCGACTTCACGGACGAACTCCGGCGCCCGCAGTGTCAGGTTATCGTAGGTGATGGCCTTGGCGCGTGTCATGACGCCAAAGGCGAATTGCACTGGATCGAAATCCCAGAACCGGTCGACATGCTCGAACCAGACCAGCGACACGTCGGCGGCATGCTGGGTCTTTTCGACCTCCTCGCGCCGGCCATGCTCGTACGTTTGCAAGGCCGCATCCACGGTCGGCGCCTGCGCCATCGCCTCGCTAAGCGCGATCGCGTCTTCCATCGCAAGCTTGGTGCCGGAGCCGATCGAGAAATGCGCGGTCGCCTTGGCATCGCCGAGCAGGACCATGTTGCCCCGAACCCAGCGCCGGCTGCGGATCATCGGGAAGTTGCGCCACATCGAGCGGTTGGTCAGCAGCGGATGGCCGTCGAGGAACCAACCAAAGATCTCCGCCATGCGATCGGCGGATTGCCGTTCGCTCAACCCTTCGAGCCCGGCCCGCGCAAAGGTCTCAGCATCGGTCTCGAAAATCCAGGTCGAGCGGCCGGCCTCGTATTGATAGGCGTGGGCAATGAACGGCCCCCACTCGGTCTCCTGGAAGATGAAGGTGAAGGCATCGAGCGGCCGCGTCGAGCCCATCCAGGCAAACTTGTTGGAGCGCAGGTCGACTTCGGGCTGGAAATGATCGATGTATTTGTCGCGAAAGCGGCTGTTGATGCCGTCGGCCAGCACCACGAGATCGGCATCGGCAAACCGGCTTTCGTCGTCGATATCGGTTTCGAACTGGAGCGTCACGCCGAGCTCGCGGGCGCGTTCCTGCAGGATCAGCAGCAGCATGCGCCGCGAGCAGCCGCAAAAGCCGTTGCCGCCGACCCGGTGCACCGTGCCACGGAAATGCACGGCGATATCATCCCAATAGGCGAATTCCTGGGTGATGCGGCGGTAGCTCGGGGGATCGTATTTTTCGAAGTTATCGAGCGTAGCATCCGAGAACACCACGCCGAAGCCGAAGGTGTCGTCGGCGCGGTTGCGCTCATGGACCGTGATCTCGGCCTGCGGCCGCTGCTTCTTCAAGAGAATCGCGGCATAAAGACCGGCCGGTCCGCCGCCGATTATCGCGATCTTCATCAGCGCCTCCGAAGCAGGCTATCGGGCTATTTCCAAATTACTTTAAGCCTAAAGCAATTTTTCGGCAAGCTCTGAGATGCGTTCCCCGGATGCTGCGCAGCGCGAAGCGGTGCGCTGCTGGTCCGGGGTCCATCTCGTGGGTCCCGGCTCTGCGGAGCAGCGTAAGAACGCTGCACCGCGTCCGGGGACACGAGTTTATCTCAATTCCCCTGAAACGCCGGCGTCCGCTTGTTGGAAAACGCCTCGAAAGCCCGGGCAAAGTCTTCCGTGGTCATGCAGAGCGCCTGCGCCACCGCTTCGGCCTCGATCGCCTCTTCCACCGACATCGCCCATTCCATCGCCAGCATACGCTTGGTCATGGTGTTGGCGAAGGTCGGACCGTCGGAAATCTGCTTCGCCAGCAGTTGCGCCTGCGCCAGCACGGCGTCCGGCGTCACGATCCTGGAGAAGAAGCCCCAGCGCTCGCCTTCCTCGGCGGTCATGAAGCGGCCGGTATAGAGCAGTTCGGAGGCGCGCGACTGTCCGATGATGCGTGGCAGGATCGCGCAGGCGCCCATATCGCAACCGGCAAGCCCGACCTTGTTGAACAGGAACGCGACCTTGGCGCCAGTGGCGGCGATCCGCAGATCGGAGGCCATGGCGATGATCGCACCGGCGCCGGCGCAGATGCCTTCGACGGCGGCGACGATCGGCTGCGGACAGGCCCGCATCGCCTTGACCAGGTCGCCGGTCATGCGGGTAAACGCGGTCAGACCCTTGGTGTCCATCTGCACCAGCGGGCCGATGATCTCGAACACGTCGCCGCCGGACGAGAAATTGCCGCCGGCGCCCGACACGACGATGGTCTTCACCTCGTCGTCCATCGCGCAGGCGCGGAAGAAATCGGTGAGCTCGCGGTAGCTCTCGAAGGTCAGCGGGTTCTTTCGCTCGGGACGGTTGAGCGTCACCGTGGCAACGCCGCCGACCACGGCGAGCAGAAAATGTTTTGGCGAATAATCCGCCAGCGGCAGGGTCACGGGGTTCGCGGGTCTGCTCATGGTTTCTCCCTGGATAGCATGATTGTTGTTGCCGCTTCAGACCTCGCCGCCGGCCACCGCGATGGCCTGCCCGGTGATCGCGGCAGCGCCATCGCCGCACAGCCACAGCACGGCGTCGGCGACTTCCTGCGGTGTGACGAGCTGGCCTTGCGGATTGTGTTTCGACAGTTCCGCGATCGCCTGCTCGCGGCTGCGGCCGGTCTTCTTCATGATGTTGTCGATCGAGCCTTCGAGCAGGTCGGTTTCGGTGAAGCCGGGGCAGACGGCGTTGACCGTGACGCCGCATTTCGCCGTTTCCAGTGCCAGCGAGCGCACCAGGCCGATCACCGCGTGCTTGGCCGCACTATAGGCGCTGACATAGGCATAGCCCTTGAGACCCGCCGTCGATGCGATCGCGACCACCCGGCCTTGGCGGCGCTCGACCATCGCAGGCAGTACCGCCTGCATGGCATGCACCACGCCCATGAAATTGACGTCCATCATCCGCTGGAACAACGCCGCGTCGGAGCGGCCGAACGGTGCGGATTCCGCAGCCCCCGCATTGGCGACAAGGATGTCGATCGGCTGACGGCGAGCTGCCGCCGCAATCGCCGATTTCACCGAAGCCTGATCGGCGACATCAGCCACTTCGGCGAATTGCGCCGCGCCTGCCGCGACGGCTTCATCGAGCGTCGCCCGATTGCGGCCGAGAATGGTCACCACCGCCCCCGCCTCTGTCAGCGCCGCCGCGACCGCGCGGCCGATGCCGCGGCCGCCACCGGTGACGAGCGCATGGGAGGAACGCGACAGTTTGGACATCCGTTGGCCCTCGAAAGAACACTTGAGCATATATTTTAAACTTCAAGCATTTGCAAGGAAGGGTCGCTTTCCCGCCCACGCTTGACAGCGGGCGGGCCGGGTTTAGCGTCGTCACCTCAACAGGTAAGGGATCGAAAACATGGCGGCGCTCGAAAAAGGCATCACGCGGAACGGCACCGGCTATTCCGGCAAGACCTGGAACATCCTGGGCCAGGTCTATTTTCCGAAAGCCGTCACCGACTCGACCTTTGCGTTCGAGACCAACAGCGATCCCGGCCAGTTCGTGCCGGTCCACATCCATCCGACCCAGGACGAATTCATCCTGGTGCAGGAGGGCATACTCGACCTGAAACTCGACGGCGTCTGGGTGCAGGCCAAGGCCGGAGATCTCGCGCGATTGCCGCGCGGCATTCCGCACGGCTACTTCAACAAATCCGACAAGCCGGCGCGGGCATTGTTCTGGGTTTCGCCGACGCAGAAGCTGGAAGCGCTGTTCAACCAATTGCACAATCTGACCGTCGTCGCCGAAATCGTCCGTATCTCGGCCGAGCATGAGGTGAATTTCCTGCCGCCGGAAGCGAACGATTAGCGAAGTCCTGTAGCCCGGATGAGCGTAGCGACATCCGGGGGCGACGTTAGAATAGTCCCGGATATCGCTGCGCTCATCCGGGCTACAGGCTAGCTAGTCGCTCAGATCCGATACAACCGCGCCGCGGTGTCGTGCAGGATGGCGACCTGCTCGGCCTCGCCGAGATGCGTGATGGCGTTGCGGAAGGTCCGGTACAGGGTGCCGTAATCCGTCCACAGCTTCTCGATCGGGAAGTTGCTGCCGAAGAAACAACGATCCGCGCCGAACAGGGCGACGGTCTCCTTCACAATCGGCCCGATCACATCGTCGCGGCAGGCATGAAAGAAGGTGCCGAGCCCGGAAAGCTTGACGTTGACGTTGCGGCATTGCGCCAGTGCGGCCATGCCGTCGCGCCAGACCTGCCAGCCCGCAGGCGACATGTCTTCAAGCATGCCGGCATGTTCGAGCACGAACATCGTATCCGGGAACGCGCGCGCGAGCTCGGCGCCGTCGGTCATCTGGCTCGCAAAGATCTGCAGTTCGAACAGCAGGCCGTGATCGGAAAGCCGCGCCAGTCCGCGGCGCCAATCGGCGTCCTTCATGACATCGGGCCGCGGCGCGAAGCGATATTGCGGATTTTCGTGCCAATGCAGTTGCTGGCGAATGCCGCGCGTCGCCGGCAAGTCGGCAAGGCGCTTCAATAACGAACCGGCGTCGGGATCGGCGAGGTCGGCATGCGCAACGTTGGCGTGCGGCCAGCCGGCCTCGTCGGCTACCGACTGCACCCACCGCGCCTCGTCAAAACTCTGGCCTGCGGGCCAGTTGGTCTGGATGTAGATCGATTTGACGATATCGCAGCCGGTAGTATCGCTGCGGTATTCGGAGATCGGATAGTCGCGGCAGATCGGCTGGTACGGCCCGAAGATGCGCGGCACTTGCGGTCCGGAGAGCCAGGGCAGATCGGCGAGCCGCCAGATGTGATGGTGGGCGTCGATGGTCGGTACAGGCTTCATGTGCATTCGCTGAACTTTATTCGCATGCGCCAGGCTTAGGCCGCAGGGTCGGAAGCCGACGCTTCGCCAAAAATCTCCGCCGCGATCCGATTGGTCTCGATCGCCGCCGGCACGCCGCAATACATCGCCACCAGCAGCAGCACATCCTGCACCTGCTCTTTGGTGCATCCGTTCGCCAGCGCGCCCTTGGCATGGACGCGAAATTCGGCGGGCTTGCCGCTGGCCGCGGTGATGCCCAGCATCACGAGGCTGCGAATGTCGCCGGAAAGGCCGGAGCGTTCCCAGACGTCGCCATAGACATAGGCGTTGATGATGTTCTGCAGCGGCGCGCCGAATTCGCCGGCCGCCGCCATCCGTTGCTCGACGTCGGCCTCGCCGAACATCGCCTTGCGCCGGCGCAAACCGCGCGCGTACATTTCGCTGGTGTCCACGTTCCAACTCCCGGTGAACGATTTATACGGTCAAATATACAGGTTCGGTCGAACAGGGATAGCTCATTTCGCCGCATTGTTCTTGCGGCAGCTCCATTTGTCCGTATAAAGTTTTGGACGGGTCCGAGAGAGATCCCGCTGATAATATCGGGAGCACGCGATGAAACCGTCCTTGGGCATTATTGCCGCCGCCGTCCTGCTTGGCCTGGTGGCACCGCAGGCCAACGCCGCTGACGATTATCCGTCGCGCCAGATCAAGATCATCGTGCCGTTCCCGGCCGGCGCCGGCCCCGACCAGGTCGCGCGGATGCTCGGGCAGCAGTTGCAGGATGCGCTGGGCCAGACCGTCGTGATCGAGAACCGCAGTGGCGCGCTCGGCAGCATCGGCGCCCAGGAAGTCGCGCGCGCCCAGCCCGACGGCTACACGCTGCTGATGGGAACCAACACCACCCAGGCCAGCAATGTCGCGATGCTGAAGAACCTTCCCTACGATCCGGCCAAGGATTTTACGCCCGTCATCCGGACGGTCACGACAGCGATGGTGCTGCTGGTCAATCCCAATTTCCCGGCCAAGGACCTGCCGCAGTTCATGGCCTACGCCAAAACCCATCCGAACATGACGGCCGGCTATGGCTCCGGCGCGTCGCAGATATCAAACGCGCAACTGCAGAGCCGTGGCGGGATATCGATCGTCTCCGCGGCCTATCGCGGCGTGCCGCTCGCCGTCACCGACGTGATCGCCGGCGTGATCGATCTCGCCTTTGCCGATTTTTCGGTGGCGATCCCGCAGATGCAGGGCGGCACGCTGCGCGGCATCGGGGTGACGTCGCCGACGCGAAACGAGCTGACGCCGGACCTGCCTCCGCTCGCCGACGTCATGCCGGGCTTCGAGGCCACGATCTGGTACGGGCTGCTGGCGCCCGCCAATACGCCGGCGCCCATCGTCAACAAGCTCTATGCCGCGAGCGAAAAGATCCTGTCGGCGCCGGCGACCCGCGAGAGGCTGGCAAGCCTCGGCATGATCGTGTCGACGATGCCGCCCGCCGAGTTCGGCGCCTTCGTCAACAGCGAAATCACGCGTTGGACCGAAGCAGCCAAAGCCGCCGGCATTGAAGCGAAATAGATGTCAGGGGATACGCCGGTCGGAATCATCGGGCTGGGCTTGATGGGCGCTGCGCTGGCCGAGCGCCTCGTCGGCGCAGGATTGGCGGTGATCGGTTTCGACATCGACCCGAACAGATGCGATATGTTCACGGAAAATCGCGGAGAGTTGGCAGCTTCGGCCAGCGATCTCGCCGACAAGTCGCGCTCGATCGTCATCGCGGTCTATGACGGCGCCCAGGTCGAGGCATTGCTTGGCGAGTTCGAGAACAGCCCTGCCCGCCCGCCCCTGATCTGCACGACGACGTGCGCGCCCGGCGAGATCGAGCGGATCGCCGCACGCGCGGCCAACGCCGGCTTTACTTTCATCGAGGCGCCGATCTCAGGCACCAGCACCGAGGTCAGGGACGGCACCGCCACCGCACTGGTCGCCGGCGACGCTGATGCGATCGCGGCGCTCGACGCGCTGTTGGTGGTGCTCTGTCCGCGGCGCACGCGCGTCGGCAACATCGGCGACGCCAGCCGGACCAAGCTTGCGATCAATCTGATCCTCCAGAATAACCGGGCGGCGCTCGCCGAAGGCATTGTGTTTGCGGAACGGCTGGGGCTGGATGGGCAGGCGTTCCTGGCCGCCGCGCAGCAATCCGCGGCCTATTCGCGCGTGATGGACACCAAGGGTGAGAAAATGCTGAGCCGGGATTTTCGGCCGCAATCGCATATCGCGCAAACCCTGAAGGACGCCGAATTGATCCTGCACGAAGCCCGGCAAAGCGGTTTGCGTCTCACGATCACCGAGGCCCAGGCCGATCTGCTGCGCGCGGCCATCGCGCTCGAAGGACCGGACAGCGACAGCGCCGCCGTCATCGAGGCGATCCGGCGGCAAGCGCCGCCTTCGCCGGAGGTTTCCCGATGATATCCGCCGCCATCGTCGGTCTCGGCCGCTGGGGCCGCAATATCGTGGAAGCCGCCAGCGGCCACGACCGGCTGAAGATCATCCGCGCCGTCGAACCCGATGTCGATACGGCGCGGGAGTTCTGCAACCGCCATCATCTGGATTTTGGCCCCACCCTCGACGCCGTTCTTGCCGATCCCGCGATCAAGGCGGTGCTGCTGGCGACGCCGCATTCGCTGCATCCGGCGCAGGTGATCGCCTGCGCCGCTGCGGGCAAGCAGGTGTTCTGCGAAAAGCCGCTGGCGCTGCATCGCGCCGACGCCGCGCGGATGTTCGACGCCTGCCGCAAGGCGGGCGTCCTTCTGGCGGTCGGACACAACCGGCGCTTCTGGCCCTCGTTGCGCACGTTGCGCGATATCGTCGCTAGCGGCGAGCTGGGCACCCTGCTCCATATCGAAGGCCACAACAGCAACGAGAATTCACAAAGCATCACCGCGGGCTGGCGATTGTCGGAAGCTGAATCGCCGGGCGGCGGGCTGACCGGCGCCGGCCTTCATGTGCTGGATGCTTTCGTCAGCATGCTCGGGCCGGTCCGGCAGATCTCGGCGCAACTGCATTCTCGCAAGGCGGGCCCTCCGCCGCTGGACACGGCCATGCTGATGATGGATTTTGTCAATGGCGTCACCGGGACACTGTCGACGATCCGGGCAACGCCGTTCTACTGGCGGGTGCATGTGTTCGGAACCAAGGGGTCTGCCGAGGTGCTGGATGAAGCGACTTTGATCAGGCGCGTGTCCGGCAGCAAGCCGATGCGACACACCTTTCCGGCCATCAACGTGCTGCGCGCCGAACTCGACGCGTTTGCGGACGCGGTCGAAGGCAGCCGACCGTATCCAGTCCCGGAAGCGGACGTGCTGGCGACGCTCGCCGCGTTCGAGGCCGCCCTCGCCTCGATGAAATCGGGCCAACCGGTGCGGTGCGATGGCCAATAAGAAGGAAGTCCGCAAGACCACACGCTACCGCGAAATCGCGGCCGAGTTGCAGAAGGCAATCCGGCTCGGCAAATATCCGGTCGGCGACCTGTTGCCGACCGAGACCGAATTGATGGCGCGCTATGCGGCGAGCCGGCAGACCGTGCGCGAGGCGCTGCGCATCATCACCGAACAGGGCCTGATCGTGCGCCGCGCCGGCCTAGGCTCCGTCGTCATCGCCGCCGAGCCGCCGGTGCTGTTCACCCACAGCGTCAAGTCGCTGACGGAATGGCTGCGATATTCCAACGAGACCTATCGTCAGGTGGTGCGCTCGAGCGAGATCGTTGCCGACCGCAAGCTCGCGGCGATGCTGAAATGCGAACCCGGCAAGCACTGGTTCCTGATCGAGGCGGTCCGCCGTTCCGACGAATTTGCAGCACCGCTCGGCTGGACCGAAATCTACGTGCTGCGAAAATTTGCCGGCGTCGTCGACCGCAAGGACCACGGCCGGACGCCGGTGCATGAGCAGATCGCGAAGATGTACGGCGAGACCATCGAATATGCCCAGCTCGAAGTGTTCGCGCGCGGCCTGCCGGCCAAGCTCGCCAAGCCGCTCAAGGTCAAGCCCGGGTCGCCGGCGCTGACCATGGTACGCCGTTATTACGGCAAGCGCGAGGAACTGTTCGAGGTAACCGTCACCACCCACCCCGAAGGCCGCTACACCTACACGATGGACATGCAACGCTCGCTGCGGCCGCGGGTATAGAGAAATCAGCGAGAGTTGAACGGAGCGGCATGGCTGATGTCGTCGCAAGCGCTAGGCGCGCTCCGGCGAAGCTGATATCAATTGCAATCCTCATATCGAGTTCAAGATCGGGATCTGACGATGGATAACCGCAGTGACATCTGGCGTGGCGTCGACACCATCAAGCCGCGTTTCGTCGCCCTCGCCGACAGGGTCTGGGCGATGCCGGAGGTGTGTTACACCGAAGCGCGCTCGTCGGCCGAACATTTGGCCGAGCTGCGCCATCAGGGTTTTCGCATCACCGAGAACGTCGCCGGCATTCCCACCGCTTTGATGGGCGAAGCCGGCGAAGGCGGCCCCGTCATCGCTTTCCTCGGCGAATATGACGCGCTGCCGGGCCTCAGCCAGGAAGCTGGCGTGGCGGAACATCGCCCGATCGAAGCCGGCGGCCATGGCCATGGCTGCGGTCATAACCTGCTCGGCTCCGCCGCCTTGCTTGCCGCCACCGCGGTGAAGGACTGGCTCGCTGCCAACAAGATGCCGGGCCGCGTGCGCTATTATGGCTGCCCGGCGGAAGAAGGCGGCGCCGCAAAAGCCTTCATGGTGCGCTCCGGAGCTTTCGAGGACGCCGACATTGCCATCACCTGGCACCCGTCGAGCTTCTGGGAAGTCGTGGTGACGCCGTCGCTCGCCAACACCCGCGCCGATTTCATTTTCACCGGCCGCACCTCGCATGCCGCGGCGTCGCCGCATCTCGGTCGCAGCGCGCTCGATGCCGTGGAACTGATGAGTGTCGGCGTCAACTACATGCGCGAGCACATGCCGAGCGACGCCCGCATCCATTATGCTGTGCTCGACACCGGCGGCATTGCCCCCAACGTGGTGCAGGCCCACGCCCGCGTGCGCTATTCGATCCGCGCCCGCGACCTGCCCGGCATGAACGAACTGGTGGCGCGCGTCCACAAGGTCGCCCAGGGCGCGGCGCTGATGACCGAAACCAAGGTCGAAATGCGGATCATCTCCGCCGTCTCCAACATCCTGTTCAACACCCCGCTCGAGGAGGCCCTGCACGGCATCATGCAGGAGCTCGGTCCGCCGCATTTCGACGAGGCCGACAAGGAGTTCGCCGCAAAGATCCAGTCGACGCTATCCGACAAGGACATCGCCAGCGTCTATTACACGATCGGCATGGATCCCACCGACCGGCCGCTGGCCGATTTCCTGGTTCCGATGGATGCCAAGCGCAATCCGCAAATCGGCTCGACCGATGTGGGCGACGTCAGCTGGGTGGTACCGACCGTTCAGGTCCATGCCCCGACGATTGCGATCGGCACTCCCTTGCACACCTGGCAGGTGGTGGCGCAGGGCAAGACCCCGGCCGCCCACAAGGCGATGGTGCAGGCCGCAAAGGCGATGGCCGGCCTTGGCATCAAGGCGTTGACCGAGCCGGACCTGATCGCCGCCGCCAAGGCCGACCTCAAAAAACGCACCGCGCGCACGCCCTATGTCTGCCCGATGCCGGACAGTGTCGCGCCGCCGCTGGACATGTCGCTGGGCTGATTTCGTCTGAGGGCCCGGCGAACAAATTTTTTGCAGTCTGGACCGCGTTTGGCCCCGGGATACCGGAGGATTGCCGAAGCGGTGTGC harbors:
- a CDS encoding M20 family metallopeptidase encodes the protein MDNRSDIWRGVDTIKPRFVALADRVWAMPEVCYTEARSSAEHLAELRHQGFRITENVAGIPTALMGEAGEGGPVIAFLGEYDALPGLSQEAGVAEHRPIEAGGHGHGCGHNLLGSAALLAATAVKDWLAANKMPGRVRYYGCPAEEGGAAKAFMVRSGAFEDADIAITWHPSSFWEVVVTPSLANTRADFIFTGRTSHAAASPHLGRSALDAVELMSVGVNYMREHMPSDARIHYAVLDTGGIAPNVVQAHARVRYSIRARDLPGMNELVARVHKVAQGAALMTETKVEMRIISAVSNILFNTPLEEALHGIMQELGPPHFDEADKEFAAKIQSTLSDKDIASVYYTIGMDPTDRPLADFLVPMDAKRNPQIGSTDVGDVSWVVPTVQVHAPTIAIGTPLHTWQVVAQGKTPAAHKAMVQAAKAMAGLGIKALTEPDLIAAAKADLKKRTARTPYVCPMPDSVAPPLDMSLG